The DNA region AACGCACGTTGCCTACCAACGAAGGTGTGCCGAAGGCCTAGCGTAAAAACCATGTTGTCCGGCGATGAAGTGCCGGAAGGGTATCCATCGCAACCCGCCCGCAAGCGACCGCGCATCAAGCGCGCGGGTCAGAACAGGCAGTCGTCAATCGAGTCCAGCTTGGATTTGTGTTCAGCTTCCAAGCGTTCGATTTCAGCGTCAAGTTCCAAACGTTCAGTGTCGTCAGCGTCATTGCGGTGTTTGCGCAGTTCATCCAGTCGCGGTTTGTAGTGTTCGCGAAGGCCATCGGCGTAAGCGTCCGGGCCGCCAGTCCAGAATGAATCGGTCATTTTCGTGAGGCCTCGTCCGGACAACGGAAGGTTTTTACGACACCGCCCTAAACGAAGCGGTGGAGTTTGAATCACGAGAAATTATACCAATGCCAGCGCACGTTGCCAAACGAGCGAAGGTGTGCCGAAGGCCTAGCGTAAAAACCATGTTGTGCGAACCCTAACCCGCGTTTTCAGCCTGCCATTCGTCGAGTTTCTTACAGGCCATCGTGTCATCGGGGTCGATCTCAACGGCCCGTTTGAAATGAAAATCGGCGTTGTCAAAGTCGTCGACCTTGCGGTATTGGTCACCAAGGCACCAGTGCGGGCACGCGACGTCAGGCAAGAAATCGGCAGCGTAGTGAAAGTGAGTCAATGCGTCGTCGTTGCAACCGAGCCCCGCCAGAAGGTTGGCCCAATACAAGTGCGACCAACCATCATAAGGGTCAAGTTTCAGGGCGCGGGCGTAGTACTCGCGGCAGTTGTCCAAGTCGTGCGATTTGAAGTAACGCATCCCGATGCGGATAAGTAGATCGACATCATCGGGGCGGTCAGGCTCAAGTGCCAGCAAACCATCGAGGTCAAGCGTTTCGTAATGGTCGATGCGGGCGTTTCGTTCGTCACTAAGCATGTAAGAGTGACACCACAAGGACACGCTGGGTTCGCACAACGGAAGGTTTTTACGACACCGCCCTAAACGAAGCGAGCGACGTCTGAACTACGAAAGATTATACCAAGGCCAGCCCGCGTTGCCAAACGTGGAAGGTGTGCCCGAAGGGCCTCTGCGTAAAAACCATGTTGTGGGACGCGTTGAAGTGCCAAAACGGTCGCCATCCGAGAAGACATACAAGGACAGCGCAACAAAGCATGGCGAACCACGAAAGACGCGAAATACACGAAAGATGCGGGACAGGAAGTTCGCACAACGACGGCACAAAGAAAGTCGCTGCACGGAGATACGGGAACCGCACAGAAGTTGATGCCAGCGCCAGATTGAGCAACGAGAGCAGTCCATCAGGGTCGCGGCCGCAGATCAGGCGTCATTGCATGGCGAATCACCAACCAACGCTCAAAGGCATTAACGGTCGAAACAACAAAAAGGGTTTACCGGAGGAGCCGAAAACCTAGCGTCCCACAACGGAAGGTTTTTACGACACCGCCCTAAACGAAGCGGACGGTGCCTCAACTACGAGAAATTGTACCAAGACCAGCCCGCGTTGCCAAACATGGAAGGTGTGCCCGAAGGGCCTCAGCGTAAAAACCATGTTGGGCGACTATGCGGTTGGATTTGGCAGGACTGTGTCGGGACTGTTGTATAACGGCCACCACCACGCACGATCTTCAGCGACGTGAATCCAGAGTATGTCAAACCGCTCAGCCTCATCGGGGGTTTGCACGAAAAGCGGCTTCGATTTCAGGTCATCCCAGATATCGCCCCATTCGTCGATGTGATCGTCGTCCTCGGATTCAAGCAGTGCCAATTCGCGATCAAACAGCGAACGCACGTCGTCGAACGCCGGGGTTGGGGTAAATGTACCCTCGATGCACGGATAATCGGCATGTTGCCAGTTATCGACGGGCCGCAAATCAGCAAGGACTACGCCACCACGAGTGAGCTGGTAGTGCCATTTCGCTTTGAGCGAGTGCGTGATTGAGGCGGGTACATCAGCCATTCGACCTGTCGCCCAACGGAAGGTTTTTACGACACCGCCCTAAACGAAGCGAACGATGTCCGAAGTACGGAAGATTGTACCAAGGCCAGCGCCCGTTGCCAAAGGACGAAGGTGTGCCGAAGGCCTAGCGTAAAAACCATGTTGGGCGACCCTACGCGCTAGGCTGGAACAATGATTCGTGTTTTTCGCAGAGTGTAGGGATGAGGTTTTCGATGTCGCTCTCAAGCGCGAAGTAGTCATCCTCAAGCGTTTCGAGCGATTTGTCCCAATCTGATGGCATGTCATCAAAGTAGCCGTCAGGGATGCGGCGTTTCAGTTTCGATCGGCCCTTGGCGTGATAGTAGTAGACGATCTCGCGTAGGACTTGAGCGACCGCAGGGACGTTAGCAGCCTTTGCGCCGTCGATCGCGTCAAGAATGAGACACCACGACGAGTTGCCGTGCAGTTGGGAGATGCCACCATTGAAGATGTCCGCGTGGACGTAATGAATCGCGAAGCAATACGCGAATCCCGGCGGAATCTCGCGCAAGTCTTCGAGTGCGCGCTTGTAGCTGTCAAACGGCTCGATCACAGAGTCAATGCGGTCGAAAACTTCGGTTTCGGTTGGCATCTGGGTCGCCCAACGGAAGGTTTTTACGACACCGCCCTAAACGAAGCGAACGCTGCCTGAACTACGGATGATTCTACCACCAGAGGGCGGCTTGAACAAACGACAGCGGTGTGCCGAAGGCCTAGCGTAAAAACCATGTTGGCCGACCCGGGCACTACGTTTCCGCTACGCCCTCGGAGAGGTGTTTGCAGTGAATCCGAATCTGGCCAAAGTATTCCAAGTCAACGAACACGTGAATGTCGCCATCCTTGGACGGTTTTTTGGCATCGAGCTGAAGTGTATTGCAACGCGCGAGGTACGAGTCGTCGTCAAGCGGCTCTGCGTTGATGGACGCGACGAAACGCGAAGTGGCGTCATCGTTGAACAACCCGCCAAACCGAATCGTGACAGTGGTTGGTTCCGGGTAGAAGATTGGATAGAGCGCAAATACGAGCGACGCTTCGCGTCGAGGGCCGAACGAAGCAGAGACAAGGTTGGCGTCGTGGTATTCGTATTGGAGTGCGATCACGAAAAGTTAGGGTCGGCCAACGGAAGGTTTTTACGACACCGCCCTAAACGAAGCGAACGATGCATGAACTACGGAAATTGTACCAAAGCCATCGCCCGTTGCCAAAAAGCGAAGGTGTGCCGAAGGCCTAGCGTAAAAACCATGTTGGTGGACACTGGCGCTACATTTGATCTTCGCGTTCGAGTGCTTCGCCCCAGATGTTGATCTGGGTGTTGAACTCGCGGGGTTCCCACGCGCGTATATTGATTGCCATCGGGATAAAACTATCGCCTCGGTACTCAGGTTCAGCGGCGTATTGTGTTATGGAGCCATCGGCCGCAAGCGGCCCGATGACGTTAGTGTCGATGCCGTGCTTGATGTCAGCGATTCCGACGGGGACGTACAGAATGTTTGGAGGGATGTCTTGCCCGCCGAAATCGAGCGGCATTAGATAGAGCTTTTCTAGTGTGCCATCAGCGCAAAGCTTTTGAGCCTTTGCGAGGCTGTCAACGTCGGAAAAGTCGGGGCCAGTTGTCGGCGGCGCGAGTTTGGGTTTGCGTTTCTTCCAGAACGACATGAGTAACCTATGATCTGTGTCCACCAACGGAAGGTTTTTACGACACCGCCCTAAACGAAGCGAACGATGCCTGAACTACGAGAAATTATACCAAGGCCATGGCCCGTTGCCAAAGAGCCAAGGTGTGCCGAAGGCCTAGCGTAAAAACCATGTTGCACGACCGGTGAATCGCCAGAAAAGTCTCCATCCGTTGACGGCCGCAAGGTCAGCGCATCACGCACGGTAGAGTTCAACGGTGCGACCATCGGGATCGGCAACCAACGCCATGTAGCCCCACGGCGTGTCACGCCCCGGTTTGATGGCGCGACCACCGAGTGACGCCGCAGATTCGACGGCGGCGTCAGGGTCAACGACCGCGAAACCGAGCCGCGTAGTCGAATCGACCGCTTGATCGTCAGGTAGCGGATAGATTTCGATGATGCCATCACCAAGTGGGGCCGAATGATGCAGCGGCCCCTTGCCGTGTTGCTCTTCGGTGAAAGTCAAGCCCAGCGAACCGTAGAACGCGCAAGCGGCGGGAACGTCGTGAGTCTTGAGGACGAGCAATCGCAGGGAAACGTCGGCCACGGGAGTCCTTGCGGTTAGGTCGTGCAACGGAAGGTTTTTACGACACCGCCGTTACCGAAGCGGTGGAGTTTGAATCGCGAGAAAGTGTACCAATGCCAGCGCCCGTTGCCTACCAACGAAGGTGTGCCGAAGGCCTAG from Rubripirellula tenax includes:
- a CDS encoding DMP19 family protein; this encodes MPTETEVFDRIDSVIEPFDSYKRALEDLREIPPGFAYCFAIHYVHADIFNGGISQLHGNSSWCLILDAIDGAKAANVPAVAQVLREIVYYYHAKGRSKLKRRIPDGYFDDMPSDWDKSLETLEDDYFALESDIENLIPTLCEKHESLFQPSA
- a CDS encoding tetratricopeptide repeat protein, whose product is MSLWCHSYMLSDERNARIDHYETLDLDGLLALEPDRPDDVDLLIRIGMRYFKSHDLDNCREYYARALKLDPYDGWSHLYWANLLAGLGCNDDALTHFHYAADFLPDVACPHWCLGDQYRKVDDFDNADFHFKRAVEIDPDDTMACKKLDEWQAENAG
- a CDS encoding VOC family protein, translating into MADVSLRLLVLKTHDVPAACAFYGSLGLTFTEEQHGKGPLHHSAPLGDGIIEIYPLPDDQAVDSTTRLGFAVVDPDAAVESAASLGGRAIKPGRDTPWGYMALVADPDGRTVELYRA